A stretch of Flavobacterium sp. N2270 DNA encodes these proteins:
- a CDS encoding type IX secretion system membrane protein PorP/SprF: MNKLYLVSILLLSFVIEGFSQQDPHYTQYMYNMSVMNPAYAGSKENLSLGLLYRKQWVDIEDAPTTGTFFGHTRAGKNVGLGLSVISDKIGPVEENNIYGDFSYTLNLGEEHKLAFGLKAGVTLHKVGLYSDVYNTLPDASDPAFAENTSNAYLNIGSGLFYYTNKYYLGFSVPNMLKSKHLDFNGREYGSEYSHYFLTGGYVFDVNESIKFKPFFMLKSAFGAPASLDLSTNFLFNEKFEIGATYRLDDSFGAMVNYAITPDIRIGYAYDHIVSDLDVSTPASHEIILLFDLKFSKKVSSSPRYF; the protein is encoded by the coding sequence ATGAACAAACTATATTTAGTTTCGATATTATTGTTAAGCTTTGTAATAGAAGGCTTTTCACAACAAGATCCTCATTACACACAATATATGTACAATATGAGTGTTATGAATCCTGCTTATGCAGGAAGTAAGGAAAATCTATCATTGGGTTTATTGTATAGAAAACAGTGGGTTGATATTGAAGATGCTCCAACAACAGGAACATTTTTTGGGCATACACGTGCCGGTAAAAATGTAGGTTTAGGTTTGTCTGTTATCTCAGATAAAATTGGTCCTGTTGAGGAAAATAATATCTATGGAGATTTTTCATATACCTTAAATTTAGGTGAAGAACATAAATTAGCATTTGGTTTAAAAGCTGGTGTTACTTTACATAAAGTAGGTTTGTATAGCGATGTTTATAATACATTACCAGACGCTAGTGATCCAGCTTTTGCTGAGAACACGAGTAACGCTTATTTGAATATTGGTTCTGGTTTATTTTATTATACCAATAAATATTATTTAGGGTTTTCAGTACCAAATATGTTAAAGTCTAAACATTTAGATTTTAATGGAAGAGAGTATGGTTCTGAATATTCACATTACTTTTTAACTGGAGGATATGTATTCGATGTTAATGAATCTATTAAATTCAAACCATTTTTTATGTTGAAATCTGCATTTGGTGCACCAGCATCTTTAGATTTATCTACAAACTTTTTGTTTAATGAGAAATTTGAAATAGGCGCAACTTATAGATTAGATGACAGTTTTGGAGCTATGGTAAATTATGCTATAACACCAGACATTAGAATTGGTTATGCATATGACCATATTGTTTCAGATTTAGACGTTTCAACTCCAGCTTCACACGAAATTATTTTGTTGTTTGATTTGAAATTCTCTAAAAAAGTATCAAGTTCACCAAGATATTTCTAA
- a CDS encoding OmpA family protein — MKKLYITLSFVIASGILSAQNKDTKAADKLFDRYEYTEAAQEYLKLVDKGKADNYVYKQLADSYYNVFNTKEATKWFAKLVEEKQDAETYFQYAQMLKAEGNYTEANKQMKTFASMKPNDSRAKAFTDNQDYVSDINAQFKLFGATKSDISSDKADFGAFLTNDNTLYFASARNTSRKEYGLNEEPYLDLYKATYNSNKTISEATTVDNLNTKWHDGPATITSDGSTMYFASESFNESKGFEKDKEKQLKFGKIYLYKATKEGDSWSNKKALPFNNVAYSVRNPSISKDGKTLYFSSNMPGGLGGEDIWKVSVNGDSYGTPENLGSRVNTEGNDSFPFVTDDNILYFSSDSRVGLGGFDVFKVNLNDSSEPMNLGLPVNSEKDDFAFSFNTKNKVGFFSSNRDGVDNIYIADPICGVETTVTVKDAKTGKLLQGATVAMIDEKLELVGKSETSENGESIFKVNCDMEYAVQASRLGYENGVGTMEKSEGGKSTVVINLEPIKPIITETEVILQPIFFEFNKSNITAEGAAELDKLVEVMNEYPEMVIFAKSHTDSRGGDKYNMNLSDRRAKSTVQYIISKGISKERITGQGFGESEPKVDCKKCTEEEYAQNRRSEFLIVKK, encoded by the coding sequence ATGAAGAAATTATATATCACCTTAAGTTTTGTAATCGCTAGTGGAATACTAAGTGCACAAAACAAAGACACAAAAGCAGCTGACAAGTTATTCGATAGATATGAATATACTGAGGCAGCACAAGAATATTTAAAATTAGTAGACAAAGGCAAAGCTGATAATTATGTATATAAGCAATTAGCGGATAGTTATTATAATGTCTTTAATACTAAAGAAGCAACAAAGTGGTTTGCAAAATTAGTTGAAGAAAAACAAGATGCTGAAACATATTTTCAGTATGCTCAAATGCTAAAAGCTGAAGGAAACTATACTGAAGCTAATAAACAAATGAAGACATTTGCTTCAATGAAGCCAAATGATAGTAGAGCAAAAGCTTTTACAGATAATCAAGATTATGTTTCAGACATTAATGCTCAATTCAAATTATTTGGAGCAACCAAATCTGATATTAGTAGTGATAAAGCAGATTTTGGAGCTTTTTTAACTAATGACAATACACTTTACTTTGCAAGTGCAAGAAACACATCAAGAAAAGAGTATGGTTTAAATGAAGAGCCTTATTTGGATTTATATAAAGCAACTTATAATTCAAATAAAACAATAAGTGAAGCTACTACTGTGGATAACTTAAATACAAAATGGCATGATGGTCCGGCTACGATTACTTCTGACGGCTCAACAATGTATTTTGCAAGTGAGAGTTTTAATGAAAGTAAAGGCTTTGAAAAAGATAAAGAAAAACAATTAAAGTTTGGTAAAATTTATCTTTATAAAGCAACCAAAGAAGGAGATTCTTGGTCTAATAAAAAAGCATTACCATTTAATAATGTTGCCTACTCTGTAAGAAACCCTAGTATTAGTAAAGACGGAAAAACATTATATTTTTCTTCAAATATGCCTGGAGGTTTAGGTGGAGAAGATATTTGGAAGGTAAGTGTAAATGGAGATTCTTATGGAACACCTGAAAATTTAGGATCACGAGTTAATACAGAAGGAAATGATAGTTTCCCTTTCGTAACAGATGATAATATATTATATTTTTCTTCTGACTCTAGAGTTGGTTTAGGAGGATTTGATGTGTTTAAAGTTAATTTAAATGATAGTTCTGAACCAATGAATCTTGGGTTACCAGTAAATTCTGAAAAAGATGACTTTGCTTTTAGTTTTAATACAAAGAACAAAGTTGGTTTCTTTTCTAGTAATAGAGATGGTGTAGATAATATTTACATTGCGGACCCTATTTGTGGAGTAGAAACTACTGTAACTGTAAAAGATGCTAAAACAGGTAAGCTATTACAAGGCGCTACTGTAGCAATGATTGATGAGAAATTAGAACTTGTTGGAAAGTCAGAAACTTCAGAAAATGGAGAAAGCATATTTAAGGTTAACTGTGATATGGAATACGCCGTTCAAGCTTCAAGATTAGGTTATGAGAATGGAGTAGGAACAATGGAAAAATCTGAAGGAGGTAAGTCTACAGTTGTAATAAACTTAGAACCAATTAAGCCAATTATTACTGAAACAGAAGTTATTTTACAACCAATATTTTTTGAGTTCAATAAAAGTAATATTACTGCAGAAGGAGCTGCTGAGTTAGATAAATTAGTTGAAGTTATGAATGAATATCCAGAAATGGTAATATTTGCTAAATCTCATACAGATAGTAGAGGTGGAGATAAATACAACATGAATTTATCAGACAGAAGAGCTAAATCTACAGTTCAGTATATTATTTCTAAAGGAATTTCTAAAGAAAGAATTACGGGTCAAGGATTTGGTGAAAGCGAACCAAAAGTAGATTGTAAAAAATGTACTGAAGAAGAATATGCCCAAAACAGAAGAAGTGAATTCTTAATCGTAAAAAAATAA